A genomic segment from Corylus avellana chromosome ca5, CavTom2PMs-1.0 encodes:
- the LOC132183275 gene encoding glucan endo-1,3-beta-D-glucosidase ARB_01444-like produces MLKKLKRKVRTLITKKPRRPNKPPTPPSSPPPPETPIMSEPPPPRTEHPRPFLFPRIQSTVLPDPSLFFSPALLSTPLPTNSFFQNFTLKRGDQPEYVHPYLIKSSLSSLSLSYPSRFSNSGFIYQIFNPDLSISASESTHPDAKKTHIISSHGDLSVTLDFPSSNLRFFLVRGSPFLTCSVSGGTAISISTIHAILSFSSNAALTKYTVKLNNDQTWLIYTSSPISLSNSLSRITSTGFSGIIRIAALPDSDPRHEAILDRFSSCYPVSGDAVFTEPFSLEYKWEKKGWGDLLMLAHPLHLRLLDGKDSKVTVLENFKYKSIDGDLVGVVGDSWGLKPAPVPVNWHSIRGIKVESFAEIISSLSAEVDALNSAAISTNSSYFYGKLIARAARLALIAEEVDFFVVIPKIKKFLMDTIEPWLDGTFSGNGFMYDATWGGIVTKQGALDSGADFGFGVYNDHHYHLGYFLYAISVLAKIDPAWGRKYRPQAYSLMADFMNLGRRSNSNYTRLRCFDLYKLHSWAGGLTEFADGRNQESTSEAVNAYYSAALMGLAYGDTHLVAIGSMLAALEIQAAQTWWHVRESDNMYEEVFARENKVVGVLWANKRDSGLWFAPPEWKECRLGIQVLPLLPITEVLFSDVDFVRELVKWTLPALQREGVGEGWKGFVYALEGIYDKEGALEKIRNLNGFDDGNSLTNLLWWIRSRGNEEVEGCGRGGKHGWFVHYCH; encoded by the coding sequence ATGTTGAAAAAACTGAAGCGAAAAGTCAGAACCTTGATCACCAAAAAACCTCGCAGACCCAATAAACCTCCAACACccccttcatctccaccgccaCCTGAAACCCCGATCATGTCAGAGCCACCACCACCGCGAACCGAACATCCCCGACCATTCCTCTTCCCCCGAATCCAGTCCACAGTCCTCCCCGATCCCTCCCTCTTCTTCTCCCCTGCACTCCTCTCCACCCCACTTCCCACAAactctttctttcaaaacttCACCCTAAAAAGGGGTGACCAGCCTGAGTACGTCCACCCCTACCTCATAAAATCCTCCCTctcctctctttccctctcctaCCCATCTCGCTTCTCCAACTCAGGTTTCATCTATCAGATTTTCAACCCTGACCTCAGCATCTCCGCCTCAGAAAGCACCCACCCAGATGCTAAAAAAACGCACATTATCTCCTCCCACGGTGATCTCAGTGTCACTCTGGACTTTCCCTCTTCCAACCTGAGGTTCTTCCTTGTCCGGGGAAGCCCGTTTCTGACTTGTTCCGTCTCTGGCGGCACCGCCATTTCGATATCAACCATCCACGccattctctcattttcatcaaaCGCTGCTCTCACCAAGTACACCGTCAAGCTCAACAACGACCAGACATGGCTCATATACACGTCCTCGCCGATCAGTCTCTCAAACAGCCTCTCCAGGATCACTTCTACTGGGTTTTCGGGCATAATTCGGATTGCAGCGTTGCCGGACTCCGATCCAAGACACGAGGCGATCCTTGACCGGTTCAGTTCTTGTTACCCGGTTTCCGGTGATGCTGTGTTCACTGAGCCATTTTCCTTGGAATACAAATGGGAGAAGAAAGGGTGGGGGGATTTGCTAATGTTAGCTCACCCTCTCCATCTTCGGCTACTAGACGGTAAAGATTCTAAAGTTACTGTCTTGGAGAACTTTAAGTATAAGAGTATTGATGGTGACCTTGTTGGTGTTGTTGGAGATTCGTGGGGATTGAAACCAGCCCCAGTGCCTGTAAATTGGCATTCAATTAGAGGTATCAAAGTAGAATCATTTGCTGAGAttatctcttctctctctgcGGAAGTTGATGCTTTGAATTCCGCGGCGATATCAACCAATTCATCTTATTTTTACGGGAAATTGATTGCAAGAGCGGCAAGGTTGGCATTGATAGCAGAGGAGGTCGATTTTTTTGTGGTGATACCTAAGATAAAGAAGTTCCTGATGGATACAATTGAGCCATGGTTGGATGGAACCTTTAGTGGGAATGGTTTTATGTATGATGCTACGTGGGGTGGAATTGTCACTAAGCAAGGGGCATTGGATTCTGGGGCTGATTTTGGTTTTGGTGTGTATAATGATCACCATTATCATTTGGGTTACTTCCTTTATGCAATTTCAGTGCTTGCCAAGATTGACCCGGCGTGGGGGAGAAAGTATAGGCCTCAAGCTTATTCACTTATGGCTGATTTTATGAATTTGGGAAGGAGATCAAATTCGAATTATACACGTCTGAGGTGCTTTGACTTGTATAAATTGCACTCTTGGGCTGGAGGGCTAACAGAATTTGCTGATGGGCGGAATCAAGAGAGCACAAGCGAGGCGGTGAATGCTTATTATTCAGCAGCTTTGATGGGGTTGGCCTATGGAGACACACATCTTGTTGCCATTGGATCAATGCTTGCAGCCTTGGAAATTCAGGCTGCTCAAACATGGTGGCATGTGAGAGAGAGTGATAATATGTATGAGGAGGTTTTCGCTAGGGAGAACAAGGTGGTGGGTGTATTGTGGGCTAACAAGAGGGACAGTGGACTATGGTTTGCTCCACCTGAATGGAAAGAGTGTAGGCTTGGAATTCAGGTGCTTCCCCTACTGCCAATCACTGAGGTCTTGTTCTCTGATGTTGATTTCGTGAGGGAGCTTGTGAAGTGGACTTTACCTGCTTTGCAAAGAGAGGGAGTTGGagaagggtggaagggatttgTCTATGCCTTGGAAGGGATTTATGACAAAGAAGGTGCTTTGGAGAAGATAAGGAACTTGAATGGTTTTGATGATGGGAACTCTCTCACTAATCTCTTATGGTGGATTCGTAGCAGAGGTAATGAAGAGGTAGAGGGATGTGGGAGAGGAGGAAAGCACGGCTGGTTTGTTCATTATTGTCActga
- the LOC132182789 gene encoding glucan endo-1,3-beta-D-glucosidase 1-like, with protein MEVLRNLERKARSLVKKRRQSLALLPAQPPREPEPPTTIIVSEPPPQTQPLRPFLFPRIQSTVLPDPSLFFSPALLATPLPTNSFFQNFTLNNGDQPEYIHPYLIKPSLSSLSLSYPSRFFNSAFITQIFKLDLTIFASENTHPDAKRTHIISSSSDLSVTLDFPSSNLRFFLVRGSPFLTCSVSGGTAISISTIHAILSFSSNTALTKYTVKLNNDQTWLIYTSSPISLSHSLSLITSTGFSGIIRIAALPDLDPRHEAILDRFSYCYPISGDAEFTKPFFLEYKWEKKGWGDLLILAHPLHLRLLDRDNSKVTVLEDFKYKSIDGDLVGVVGDSWGLKPAPVPVNWHSIRGIKEESYAEIISVLSADVDALNSTEITTNSSYFYGKLIARAARLALIAEEVYFFEVIPKIKKFLKDTIEPWLDGTFSGNGFMYNATWGGIVTNQGALYSGADFGFGVYNDHHYHLGYFLYAISVLAKIDPAWGRKYRPQAYSLMADFMNLGRRSDSNYTRLRCFDLYKLHSWAGGLTEFGDGRNQESTSEAVNAYYSAALMGLAYGDAHLVGIGSTLAALEIQAAQTWWHVRESDNMYEEVFTRENRVVGILWANKRDSGLWFAPPEWRECRLGIQVLPLLPITEVLFSDVDFVRELVKWTLPALQRKGVIEGWRGFVYALEGIYDKESALKNIRNLNGFDDGNSLTNLLWWIHSRGNGGGGGSHGWFVQYCH; from the coding sequence ATGGAAGTCTTGAGAAACCTAGAGAGAAAAGCTAGGAGCTTAGTTAAAAAACGTCGCCAATCCCTAGCACTCCTACCAGCTCAACCGCCACGTGAACCTGAACCCCCAACCACAATCATCGTGTCAGAGCCACCACCACAAACCCAACCTCTCCGACCATTCCTCTTCCCTCGAATCCAGTCCACAGTCCTCCCTGATCCCTCCCTCTTCTTCTCCCCTGCACTCCTCGCCACCCCACTCCCCACAAACTCTTTCTTCCAAAACTTCACCCTAAACAATGGTGACCAGCCTGAGTACATCCACCCCTACCTCATAAAACCCTCCCTctcctctctttccctctcctaCCCATCTCGCTTCTTCAACTCAGCTTTCATCACCCAGATTTTCAAGCTTGACCTCACCATCTTCGCCTCAGAAAACACCCACCCAGATGCTAAAAGAACGCACATTATCTCCTCCTCCAGTGATCTCAGTGTCACTCTGGACTTTCCCTCTTCCAACCTGAGGTTCTTCCTCGTCCGGGGAAGCCCGTTTCTGACTTGTTCTGTCTCCGGCGGCACCGCCATTTCGATATCAACCATCCACGccattctctcattttcatcaaaCACTGCTCTCACCAAGTACACCGTCAAGCTCAACAACGACCAGACATGGCTCATATACACGTCCTCGCCGATCAGTCTCTCACACAGCCTCTCTTTGATCACTTCTACGGGGTTTTCGGGCATAATTCGGATTGCAGCATTGCCAGACCTCGATCCAAGACACGAGGCGATTCTCGACCGGTTCAGTTATTGTTACCCGATTTCCGGTGATGCCGAATTCACTAAGCCATTTTTCTTGGAATACAAATGGGAGAAGAAAGGTTGGGGGGATTTGCTCATTTTAGCTCACCCTCTCCATCTTCGGCTACTAGACCGTGACAATTCTAAAGTTACTGTCTTGGAGGATTTTAAGTATAAGAGTATTGATGGTGACCTTGTTGGTGTTGTTGGAGATTCGTGGGGATTGAAACCAGCCCCAGTGCCTGTCAATTGGCATTCAATTAGAGGTATCAAAGAAGAATCATATGCTGAGATTATCTCTGTACTTTCTGCGGATGTTGATGCTTTGAATTCGACCGAGATAACAACCAATTCATCTTACTTTTATGGGAAATTGATTGCAAGAGCGGCAAGGTTGGCATTGATAGCAGAGGAGGTGTATTTTTTTGAGGTAATTCCTAAGATAAAGAAGTTCCTGAAGGATACAATTGAGCCATGGTTGGATGGAACCTTTAGTGGGAATGGTTTTATGTATAATGCTACGTGGGGTGGAATTGTCACTAATCAAGGGGCATTGTATTCTGGGGCTGATTTTGGTTTTGGTGTTTATAATGATCACCATTATCATTTGGGTTACTTTCTTTATGCAATTTCAGTGCTTGCCAAGATTGACCCGGCGTGGGGGAGAAAGTATAGGCCTCAAGCTTATTCACTTATGGCAGATTTTATGAACTTGGGAAGGAGATCAGATTCGAATTATACGCGTCTGAGGTGCTTTGACTTGTATAAATTGCACTCTTGGGCTGGAGGGCTAACAGAATTTGGTGATGGGCGGAATCAAGAGAGCACAAGTGAGGCGGTGAATGCTTATTATTCAGCAGCTTTGATGGGGTTGGCCTATGGAGACGCACATCTTGTTGGCATTGGATCGACGCTTGCAGCCTTGGAAATTCAGGCTGCTCAAACATGGTGGCATGTGAGAGAGAGTGATAATATGTATGAGGAGGTTTTCACTAGAGAGAACAGGGTGGTGGGTATATTGTGGGCTAACAAGAGGGACAGTGGATTATGGTTTGCTCCACCTGAATGGAGAGAGTGTAGGCTTGGAATTCAGGTGCTTCCCCTATTGCCAATCACTGAGGTGTTGTTCTCTGATGTTGATTTCGTGAGGGAGCTTGTGAAGTGGACTTTACCTGCTTTGCAAAGAAAGGGAGTTATAGAAGGATGGAGGGGATTTGTCTATGCCTTGGAAGGGATTTATGACAAAGAAAGTGCTTTAAAGAACATCAGAAACTTGAATGGTTTTGATGATGGGAACTCTCTCACTAATCTCTTATGGTGGATTCACAGCAGAGGTAATGGTGGGGGAGGAGGAAGTCACGGTTGGTTTGTTCAGTATTGTCATTGA
- the LOC132181188 gene encoding glucan endo-1,3-beta-D-glucosidase 1-like, protein MEVLRNLERKVRSLAKKRRQSPALPPAQPLPEPKPPTQIMSEPPAQTQPLRPFLFPRIQSTVLPDPTLFFSPALLSAPLPTNSFFQNFTLKNGDQPEYIHPYLIKPSLSSLSLSYPSRFFNSAFISQIFKLDLTIFSSENTHPDAQKTHIISSSSDLSVTLDFPSSNLRFFLVRGSPFLTCSVSGSTAILISTIHAILSFSSNTALTKYTVKLNNDQTWLIYTSSPISLSHSLSLITSTGFSGIIRIAALPDLDPRHEAILDRFSYCYPISGDAEFTKPFFLEYKWEKKGWGDLLMLAHPLHLRLLDRDNSKVTILEDFRYKSIDGDLVGVVGDSWGLKPAPVPVNWHSIRGIKEESYAEIISALSADVDALNSTAITTNSSYFYGKLIARAARLALIAEEVYFFEVIPKIKKFLKDTIEPWLDGTFSGNGFMYDAKWGGIVTKQGALDSGADFGFGVYNDHHYHLGYFLYAISVLAKIDPAWGRKYRPQAYSVMADFMNLGRRSDSNYTRLRCFDLYKLHSWGGGLTEYGDGRDQESTSKAVNAYYSAALMGLAYGDTHLVAIGSMLAALEIQAAQTWWHVRESDKMYEEVFARENKVVGVLWANKRDSGLWFAPPEWRECRLGIQVLPLVPITEVLFSDVDFVRELVKWTLPALERKGVREGWKGFIHALEGIYDKDGALKKIKNLNGFDDGNSLTNLLWWIHSRGDGGGEGGKHEWFVHYCH, encoded by the coding sequence ATGGAAGTCTTGAGAAACCTAGAGAGAAAAGTCAGAAGCTTAGCAAAAAAACGTCGCCAATCCCCAGCACTCCCACCGGCTCAACCGCTGCCTGAACCTAAACCCCCAACCCAAATCATGTCAGAGCCACCAGCGCAAACCCAACCTCTCCGACCATTCCTCTTCCCCCGAATCCAATCCACAGTCCTCCCTGATCCCACCCTCTTCTTCTCCCCAGCACTCCTATCAGCCCCACTCCCCACAAACTCTTTCTTCCAAAACTTCACCCTAAAAAATGGTGACCAGCCTGAGTACATCCACCCCTACCTCATAAAACCCTCCCTCTCCTCACTTTCCCTCTCCTACCCATCTCGCTTCTTCAACTCAGCTTTCATCTCCCAGATTTTCAAGCTTGACCTCACCATCTTCTCCTCAGAAAACACCCACCCAGATGCTCAAAAAACGCACATTATCTCCTCCTCCAGTGATCTCAGTGTCACTCTAGACTTTCCCTCTTCCAACCTGAGGTTCTTCCTCGTCCGGGGAAGCCCGTTTCTGACTTGTTCTGTCTCCGGCAGCACCGCCATTTTGATATCAACCATCCACGccattctctcattttcatcaaaCACTGCTCTTACCAAGTACACCGTCAAGCTCAACAACGACCAGACATGGCTCATATACACGTCCTCGCCGATCAGTCTCTCACACAGCCTCTCTTTGATCACTTCTACTGGGTTTTCCGGCATAATTCGGATTGCAGCATTGCCGGACCTCGATCCAAGACACGAGGCGATTCTCGACCGGTTCAGTTATTGTTACCCGATTTCCGGTGATGCCGAATTCACTAAGCCATTTTTCTTGGAATACAAATGGGAGAAGAAAGGGTGGGGTGATTTGCTAATGTTAGCTCACCCTCTCCATCTTCGGCTACTAGATCGTGACAACTCTAAAGTTACTATCTTGGAGGATTTTAGGTATAAGAGTATTGATGGTGACCTTGTTGGTGTTGTTGGAGATTCGTGGGGATTGAAACCAGCCCCAGTCCCTGTAAATTGGCATTCAATTAGAGGTATCAAAGAAGAATCATATGCTGAGATTATCTCTGCACTTTCTGCGGATGTTGATGCTTTGAATTCGACGGCAATAACAACCAATTCATCTTACTTTTATGGGAAATTGATTGCAAGAGCAGCAAGGTTGGCATTGATAGCAGAGGAGGTgtatttttttgaagtgattcCTAAGATAAAGAAGTTCCTGAAGGATACAATTGAGCCATGGTTGGATGGAACCTTTAGTGGGAATGGTTTTATGTATGATGCTAAGTGGGGTGGAATTGTCACTAAGCAAGGGGCATTGGATTCTGGGGCTGATTTTGGTTTTGGTGTTTATAATGATCACCATTATCATTTGGGTTACTTTCTTTATGCAATTTCAGTTCTGGCCAAGATTGACCCTGCTTGGGGGAGAAAGTATAGGCCTCAAGCATATTCAGTTATGGCAGATTTTATGAACTTGGGAAGGAGATCAGATTCGAATTATACGCGTCTAAGGTGCTTTGACTTGTATAAATTGCACTCTTGGGGTGGAGGGCTAACAGAATATGGTGATGGGCGGGATCAAGAGAGCACAAGTAAGGCGGTGAATGCTTATTATTCAGCAGCTTTGATGGGGTTGGCCTATGGAGACACACATCTTGTTGCAATTGGATCAATGCTTGCAGCCTTGGAAATTCAGGCTGCTCAAACATGGTGGCATGTGAGAGAGAGTGATAAGATGTATGAGGAGGTTTTCGCTAGAGAGAACAAGGTGGTGGGTGTATTGTGGGCTAACAAGAGGGACAGTGGACTATGGTTTGCTCCACCTGAATGGAGAGAGTGTAGGCTTGGAATTCAGGTGCTTCCCCTAGTGCCAATCACTGAGGTCTTGTTCTCTGATGTTGATTTCGTGAGGGAGCTTGTGAAGTGGACTTTGCCTGCTTTGGAAAGAAAGGGAGTTCGAGAAGGATGGAAGGGATTTATCCATGCCTTGGAAGGGATTTATGACAAAGATGGTGCTTTAAAGAAGATCAAAAACTTGAATGGTTTTGATGATGGGAACTCTCTCACTAATCTCTTATGGTGGATTCACAGCAGAGGTGATGGAGGGGGAGAGGGAGGAAAGCACGAATGGTTTGTTCACTATTGTCACTGA